The DNA segment CGGATAGTTTTCGCAATCTCCATCTCTTATATGAACTTGATGTTAGCAACAATCTTCTGTCTGGGAAGTTCCCTTCTGTCGTTCTTTGTCTCCCTTCGCTCAAATTCGTGGATATTCGATTCAACAAATTCCAGGGAAAGGTGCCACCTGGCTTGTTTGATAAAAAACTGGACGCCCTTTTCATAAACAACAATGATTTCCACTTCACTCTTCCTAGAAACCTCGGGAACTCGACAGTCTCTGTTTTAGTTCTTGCCAACAACAATCTCCAGGGGTGTTTGCCTTCGAGTATAGGGAAAATGGCGAAAACCCTGAACGAGATTATCATCAGTAACGTTGGACTGGGAGGGTGTTTGCCTCGGGAAATCGGTTTTTTGACTAAGTTGACGGTGTTTGATGTGAGTTCCAACAGGCTTGTGGGGAGCTTGCCTGAAGCTATTGGCAACATGAAGTCCCTGGAACAGCTGAATGTTGCTCATAACAAGCTCTCCGGGGCGATTCCAGAGAGCATCTGTTCGTTGCCGAGGCTGGAGAATTTCACTTTTGCTGATAATTACTTCTGTACGGAGCCAACTTCTTGTCGCAAGATTAAATCTAAGGATGATTCCGTGAATTGTATTCCCCACAAGCCTAAACAGCGTTCTGATAAAGAATGTCATGCTTTTTACTCGCATCCAGTTGATTGTACCGCTTTCGGCTGTGTGTCTCCGCCGCCTTCTCCGCCACCGTCTCCGCCTCCTTCTCCGCCTCCGTATCATTATTGATTGCCTTGATCAAGTTCAcgttttttgttaatttttttttatttggttgtTTGTACTTATCTTGACTTctattttgttttggttttctTTAATATTTTTCGTCTTTGGTTGTTACACGAAAGGGAAGGATGAACTTCGAAGAAAGAATACACTGTatacatttatatattttttaaaacataataaataaataaatacaagaactttacttt comes from the Henckelia pumila isolate YLH828 chromosome 1, ASM3356847v2, whole genome shotgun sequence genome and includes:
- the LOC140875699 gene encoding leucine-rich repeat extensin-like protein 6 → MKIINPLTIFTILCLLFLFTKPSQQASNYSTPLPNPRLFNAFLALQAWKHAITHDPNNFTSNWFGHDVCKYNGIFCAPAPDDPHIITVAGVDLNHAGISGSLPEELGLLTDLALFHLNSNRFKGTIPDSFRNLHLLYELDVSNNLLSGKFPSVVLCLPSLKFVDIRFNKFQGKVPPGLFDKKLDALFINNNDFHFTLPRNLGNSTVSVLVLANNNLQGCLPSSIGKMAKTLNEIIISNVGLGGCLPREIGFLTKLTVFDVSSNRLVGSLPEAIGNMKSLEQLNVAHNKLSGAIPESICSLPRLENFTFADNYFCTEPTSCRKIKSKDDSVNCIPHKPKQRSDKECHAFYSHPVDCTAFGCVSPPPSPPPSPPPSPPPYHY